A part of Thermocrinis albus DSM 14484 genomic DNA contains:
- a CDS encoding TolC family protein, which translates to MMWCVLLTLLYSLGWSISLEETLRRAVSYNPQIQAQRYHLEASRYQLFAEKSLYLPEIFINGQLVHQSEAQSFFIPILQFTQQVQSTKRNYTLWSAGIRQTLWDGGYREGAVYSAREEVSYRRYLFEEKLQEVKLEVIKAYLDTLKALRLVEVYRQQKEAIQAQYETAKAFYQKGLVAVTDVLQAKVRLSEVERTLRTAEGEYRVALANLSRLTGIKEEELTPLEEPTLQEEDRPLSYWLDMARSKRPILKALAYLTESTRSKVLQARSQFIPKLWFQGEYVYTDQNPALYPRGFFRFSLGLSVSFQGIRPYYQAMALEKEVYRLMKEQEDTLGKVELEVRSSYEKWRTSLDNLRVAEDSLALARQYYQLSKEQYANQIITQTDLLASQASLTKAEADLVIARYEHMKALYELKKAAGVLP; encoded by the coding sequence ATGATGTGGTGCGTCTTACTCACCCTCCTTTACTCCTTAGGTTGGTCAATATCTCTTGAGGAAACCCTCCGAAGGGCTGTTTCCTACAACCCTCAGATACAAGCTCAACGTTACCATCTGGAGGCTTCCCGTTACCAGCTTTTTGCAGAGAAGAGTCTCTACCTTCCTGAGATCTTCATCAACGGTCAATTGGTTCATCAGTCGGAGGCTCAAAGCTTTTTCATACCAATACTTCAGTTTACTCAGCAGGTACAAAGCACCAAAAGGAATTACACCCTGTGGAGCGCAGGTATAAGGCAGACTCTGTGGGACGGAGGTTACAGAGAGGGGGCCGTATACTCCGCCAGGGAAGAGGTTTCTTACCGAAGGTATCTTTTTGAGGAAAAGCTCCAGGAAGTTAAACTGGAGGTTATAAAGGCTTACTTGGATACCCTGAAGGCTCTTCGGCTGGTGGAAGTGTACCGTCAGCAGAAGGAGGCTATCCAAGCTCAGTACGAGACAGCAAAGGCTTTTTACCAGAAGGGACTGGTAGCGGTCACCGATGTTTTACAGGCAAAGGTACGTCTTTCGGAAGTGGAGAGAACTCTAAGAACGGCGGAAGGAGAGTACAGAGTAGCTCTTGCTAACCTATCCCGTCTTACCGGTATAAAAGAAGAAGAGTTAACCCCTCTGGAAGAACCTACGCTGCAGGAAGAAGATAGACCTTTGTCTTACTGGTTGGATATGGCTCGCAGTAAAAGGCCCATTCTTAAGGCACTGGCATACCTTACCGAGAGTACTCGTAGCAAGGTTCTTCAGGCAAGGAGTCAGTTCATACCTAAGTTGTGGTTTCAGGGGGAGTACGTGTACACAGACCAGAACCCTGCTCTTTATCCTAGGGGTTTCTTCCGTTTCTCTCTGGGTCTGAGTGTGAGTTTTCAAGGTATAAGACCCTACTATCAGGCCATGGCATTGGAGAAGGAAGTTTATAGGCTCATGAAGGAGCAAGAAGACACGTTAGGTAAAGTGGAACTGGAGGTGAGGAGTTCCTACGAAAAGTGGAGAACATCCCTTGACAATCTCAGAGTGGCAGAGGACTCACTGGCTTTAGCACGCCAGTATTATCAACTATCAAAAGAGCAGTACGCCAATCAGATCATAACCCAGACAGATCTTCTCGCCTCTCAGGCCAGCCTCACTAAAGCGGAAGCAGATCTCGTCATAGCCCGTTACGAACATATGAAGGCTCTTTACGAACTGAAAAAGGCTGCGGGGGTCCTTCCGTGA
- a CDS encoding TetR/AcrR family transcriptional regulator: protein MKDTRSRILEVAEELFSKRGYHTTSVEDIVKQAGLSKGAFYFHFRSKEDLFQQLLEKINEELLGNLQHWVDKKVPVEEALLGHAEDLLRMFYKHRRIAYIFMFQLLGSSEEFRKIYFEKMAKVRQLLTKLIERGVKEENFTYRNVENIVNLYMGYMRIVMLEYMFKEEVDLEEVIRLAKEGITVLLKGLRG from the coding sequence ATGAAGGACACACGTTCCAGAATCTTAGAGGTGGCGGAGGAACTCTTCAGCAAGAGAGGATATCATACCACATCGGTGGAGGACATAGTGAAACAGGCAGGCCTCTCTAAAGGCGCCTTTTACTTTCACTTCCGTAGCAAAGAGGATCTTTTCCAGCAACTTCTCGAAAAGATAAATGAAGAACTCTTAGGAAACTTACAGCACTGGGTGGATAAAAAGGTGCCCGTAGAAGAGGCCCTTTTGGGTCACGCAGAGGATCTTCTGAGAATGTTTTACAAGCACCGTCGTATAGCTTACATATTCATGTTTCAGCTTTTGGGAAGCAGTGAAGAGTTCAGAAAAATTTACTTTGAGAAGATGGCAAAAGTCAGACAACTTCTCACAAAACTGATAGAGAGAGGAGTAAAGGAAGAGAACTTCACCTACCGAAACGTGGAGAACATAGTGAACCTTTATATGGGTTACATGAGGATAGTGATGTTAGAGTATATGTTTAAAGAAGAGGTGGACCTGGAAGAGGTTATCCGCCTGGCCAAGGAGGGAATAACAGTCCTTCTGAAGGGCTTAAGAGGATGA
- a CDS encoding TolC family protein gives MILLLAILTLVTHAFSITLQEALHLARLRATPVNLSELDIRETEYAIKKALAGVLPQVSVSYSFLHQQSTLVFGFTPQNRQSYNLQITQVIFNPVIYESIKLAKEQLDLQKAVRQDVIKSVELQVKQIFYGLIYRKKLVELAGDNLAYWEENFRLAKARYESGIAPKVELMRAESQLLQAQASYNQAKADYQKGLEELKRLLREDNIRDVEGDLTLRDYPSQKDQLIKEVMEGNSTLLVARKKLQVARRQIDLQKAQYYPTVTASVGYQGFTGRRSLTGSTQWIQGYTAGISLQYQIFDGFSREAGVAQAEVEFLKQKEQLVDLEYQLKAQLNQILLDLDSLKEQIKAVESSIKAAKESLRLSTERYRYGVGTQLELLDARNNYNNLLANYYLLLMQYNNSVAQLERLLP, from the coding sequence ATGATTCTACTGCTGGCTATACTTACACTGGTAACTCACGCCTTCTCCATAACCCTCCAAGAGGCTCTCCATCTTGCCAGACTTAGGGCAACTCCGGTAAACCTCTCAGAGCTTGACATAAGAGAAACAGAGTATGCCATCAAAAAGGCTCTTGCAGGTGTGTTGCCTCAGGTGTCTGTCAGTTACTCCTTTCTGCATCAGCAGAGCACCCTCGTTTTTGGCTTTACTCCCCAGAACAGACAGAGTTACAACCTTCAGATCACCCAGGTAATCTTCAACCCAGTCATCTATGAGAGTATAAAGCTGGCAAAAGAGCAGCTGGACTTACAGAAGGCCGTCCGGCAGGATGTCATCAAAAGTGTGGAGCTACAGGTAAAACAGATCTTCTACGGCCTTATATACAGAAAGAAGCTGGTAGAGTTAGCTGGCGATAACTTAGCCTACTGGGAAGAGAACTTCCGCCTTGCAAAAGCACGCTACGAAAGTGGCATAGCACCTAAAGTGGAGCTCATGAGGGCAGAATCACAGCTACTCCAAGCACAGGCCAGTTATAACCAGGCGAAAGCTGATTACCAGAAAGGCCTTGAGGAACTGAAAAGGCTCCTCAGAGAGGACAACATACGAGATGTGGAGGGAGATCTTACCCTGCGAGACTATCCTTCCCAAAAGGACCAACTCATCAAGGAGGTTATGGAAGGAAACTCCACCCTGTTGGTGGCCCGTAAAAAACTTCAAGTGGCACGCCGGCAGATAGATCTTCAGAAGGCCCAGTACTATCCCACAGTAACCGCCTCCGTAGGATACCAGGGTTTTACAGGAAGAAGGAGCCTTACCGGAAGCACCCAGTGGATACAGGGTTACACGGCAGGTATCAGTCTCCAATACCAGATTTTTGACGGTTTTTCCAGAGAGGCAGGTGTAGCACAGGCAGAGGTGGAGTTTCTTAAACAAAAGGAACAACTTGTAGATCTTGAGTATCAACTGAAGGCACAGCTGAACCAGATACTTCTAGACTTGGATTCCTTGAAGGAGCAGATAAAAGCTGTGGAGAGCTCTATCAAAGCAGCCAAAGAAAGCCTAAGACTCTCTACAGAACGCTACCGATACGGTGTAGGCACCCAGCTGGAGTTACTGGATGCAAGGAACAACTACAACAACCTTCTCGCCAACTACTACTTACTTCTGATGCAGTATAACAACTCGGTAGCTCAGCTGGAGAGACTACTGCCATGA
- a CDS encoding efflux RND transporter periplasmic adaptor subunit codes for MMVLILAALLLFLHSCHRQEQSVPKPQAIRVSTVTVKGEEISVPYETKAYLEAEKDVVLRPEVNGRVLELYVDEGSYVKRGQRLLKIDPSQYENTVRQLEAQLQQARVQYQNLEDIVRRRELLFQKDLIAKEDLQNVKTQLRSQEEVIRSIKAQLDNARLELSKTVLRAPFDGYIAQRMVNVGDYLTVQSPTFRLVTLDPIKAVFQVPQELLPYVKEGMEISLRVEGVGERKGKVFFVSPVADNNRMITVKALLANDNRQLKPGMYGVVSIPTQKLTLFRLPENAVVLRGTQKVVWRISQNTAQPVNVEVVLHQNGTVYVRGDLKDGDRIAVENAFLLREGAKVEER; via the coding sequence ATGATGGTTTTAATACTGGCAGCTCTTCTGTTGTTTCTTCACTCTTGCCACAGGCAAGAACAATCTGTACCCAAACCTCAGGCCATAAGGGTAAGCACTGTAACTGTAAAGGGGGAGGAGATCAGCGTACCCTACGAGACCAAGGCTTACTTAGAGGCTGAGAAAGATGTAGTACTGAGGCCTGAGGTGAACGGTAGAGTTTTAGAACTGTACGTAGATGAGGGCAGTTATGTAAAGAGGGGTCAGAGACTTCTGAAAATAGATCCTTCTCAGTATGAGAACACAGTAAGGCAGCTGGAAGCACAGCTTCAGCAGGCACGCGTCCAGTACCAAAACCTGGAAGACATAGTGAGAAGAAGGGAGCTCCTGTTCCAAAAGGATCTCATAGCCAAGGAAGACCTTCAGAACGTGAAGACCCAGCTAAGGTCCCAAGAAGAGGTAATAAGATCCATAAAGGCTCAGCTAGATAACGCACGGCTTGAGCTTTCCAAAACAGTCCTTCGCGCACCTTTCGATGGCTACATAGCCCAGAGGATGGTTAACGTAGGAGACTACCTTACCGTCCAGTCCCCAACCTTCAGATTGGTGACACTGGATCCTATAAAGGCTGTTTTTCAGGTTCCTCAGGAGTTGCTACCTTACGTGAAGGAAGGGATGGAGATCTCTCTACGCGTGGAAGGTGTAGGAGAGAGAAAAGGTAAGGTTTTCTTTGTGTCACCTGTAGCTGACAACAACAGGATGATAACGGTGAAGGCTCTCCTTGCCAACGACAACCGACAACTGAAACCCGGTATGTACGGTGTGGTAAGTATACCTACCCAGAAACTCACCCTCTTCCGTCTGCCCGAGAACGCTGTAGTACTTAGAGGAACCCAGAAAGTGGTTTGGAGGATAAGCCAAAACACGGCGCAACCCGTAAATGTGGAGGTGGTACTACACCAGAACGGCACCGTTTACGTAAGAGGTGATCTCAAAGATGGCGACAGGATAGCGGTGGAGAACGCTTTTCTCCTGAGAGAAGGTGCGAAGGTGGAAGAGAGATGA
- a CDS encoding polyprenyl synthetase family protein, translating into MDKLSLWKEKVEVKLRQILAPSEPLLLYEAMSYYPLQGGKRIRPLLLCGVCDALGGNVEDAVVVGCAIELIHNYSLIHDDLPALDNDPQRRGLPSCHIAFGEDIALLAGDALLTLAFQVLSDVSQFNQVEPSDLLLIIHEISRRAGSEGMVGGQVMDIRGIGDRREINLKKTAQLFAACFVSAGIIAKKKSMLKDLEKVGIRTGLLFQMCDDWKDKDGYFKLLGEDLAKVIKEEETELKEELRRLSLLTPPIETLINSFIPTYN; encoded by the coding sequence ATGGACAAGCTGAGCCTTTGGAAGGAAAAGGTAGAGGTAAAACTACGCCAGATTCTTGCTCCTTCGGAGCCCTTACTCCTTTACGAGGCCATGTCCTATTACCCCCTTCAGGGAGGGAAAAGGATAAGGCCTTTGCTCCTGTGCGGGGTGTGTGATGCTTTAGGTGGCAATGTAGAAGACGCTGTGGTGGTAGGGTGTGCCATAGAACTCATTCACAACTACTCTCTTATCCACGACGATCTTCCTGCCCTTGACAACGATCCTCAGAGGAGGGGACTTCCGTCCTGTCACATAGCCTTTGGTGAGGATATAGCTCTTCTGGCAGGTGATGCCCTTCTAACGTTGGCCTTCCAGGTTTTGTCAGATGTTTCCCAGTTCAACCAAGTGGAACCTTCCGATCTTCTCCTTATCATCCACGAAATAAGCAGGAGAGCCGGGAGTGAGGGTATGGTGGGTGGTCAGGTTATGGACATAAGAGGTATAGGAGACAGGAGAGAGATAAATCTCAAAAAGACGGCACAGCTCTTTGCCGCCTGTTTCGTGAGCGCAGGTATCATAGCTAAGAAAAAAAGCATGTTGAAAGATCTGGAAAAGGTGGGTATAAGGACAGGGCTTCTCTTTCAGATGTGCGATGACTGGAAGGACAAAGATGGTTACTTCAAGCTGTTGGGAGAGGATCTCGCAAAGGTCATAAAGGAGGAGGAAACAGAACTTAAGGAGGAACTGCGCCGCTTATCTCTCCTGACGCCCCCCATAGAAACCCTCATAAACTCCTTTATTCCGACATATAATTAG
- a CDS encoding histidine phosphatase family protein, whose translation MKRLYLIRHAQSEYNEKGIFQGRLDSDLTPLGFVQARLCALALKDKGISVIYTSPQRRAYKTALTISDILQVPLKVDERLVEMSFGVYEGTPFWKLVEENREMLLNWLKNPVENPLPTQESMEAFERRVRSFLEDLKKDPHNSVAVVAHGGVLHAMICMAIGLGLGNLWNIHKDNTSISLLEMDEKGFRLLFLNDTCHLSSL comes from the coding sequence ATGAAACGCCTATACCTGATACGCCACGCCCAGAGTGAGTACAACGAGAAAGGCATATTTCAGGGAAGATTGGACAGCGATCTCACACCTTTGGGTTTTGTACAGGCCAGACTCTGCGCCCTAGCGCTGAAAGATAAAGGTATATCCGTCATCTACACATCTCCCCAAAGGAGAGCTTACAAAACAGCCCTCACCATAAGTGATATCCTCCAAGTTCCCCTAAAGGTGGACGAAAGGCTTGTGGAGATGTCTTTCGGTGTTTACGAAGGCACACCTTTCTGGAAACTGGTGGAAGAAAACAGAGAGATGCTCCTAAACTGGCTGAAAAACCCGGTAGAGAATCCCCTCCCCACCCAGGAGAGTATGGAAGCCTTTGAGAGAAGGGTTCGCTCCTTCTTAGAGGACCTTAAAAAAGATCCTCACAACTCCGTTGCGGTGGTGGCTCACGGAGGTGTGCTACACGCCATGATATGTATGGCGATAGGTCTTGGTTTGGGTAACCTTTGGAACATCCACAAGGACAACACTTCCATAAGTCTTCTTGAGATGGATGAGAAGGGTTTTCGCCTTCTTTTTCTCAACGATACATGCCACCTATCTTCATTATAA
- the leuS gene encoding leucine--tRNA ligase yields MEIYDPHSIEEKWQKIWEEKGVFKTEEKGEKVYVLEMFPYPSGRIHMGHVRNYTIGDAIARFLRMRGKAVLHPMGWDAFGLPAENAAIKHGVHPAQWTKSNISYMRDQLRRLGFSYDWDREIATCDPEYYRWNQWIFLKFLEKGLAYRKEAEVNYCPNDETVLANEQVIEGRCWRCGTPIVRKKVPSWYLRITQYAERLLEDLEKLEGKWPERVIAQQKNWIGKSTGAIVKFPVGDSYVEIFTTRPDTIFGATFLVLAPEHPMTLTLAQMGGREKEVQKFLRKMESMSTRERSTSEEKEGVFLGVWAKNPATGEEIPVWTANYVLYEYGTGAIMAVPAHDQRDYEFAIKYNLPVKVVVVPEDGVKVEGRAYEEAGILVNSGPFDGMPSQEAKKAIVEWLAQKGLARWHTTYRLRDWNISRQRYWGTPIPVVHCPVCGIVPVPEDQLPVLLPTHVKVTGHGNPLQQVDEFVNTVCPKCKGPAKRETDTMDTFFDSSWYFLRFCDPHNDKKPFDEEKVKRWMPVDLYIGGIEHAVLHLLYARFFQKFLKDLGMVDHDEPFLRLVTQGMVLKRWVSVERLLKFLGLSEDDPLDKLVEAVRRLATVEK; encoded by the coding sequence ATGGAGATCTACGATCCCCACTCCATAGAAGAAAAGTGGCAGAAAATTTGGGAAGAGAAGGGTGTTTTCAAAACAGAAGAGAAAGGTGAGAAAGTTTATGTCTTAGAGATGTTCCCGTATCCCTCTGGACGTATCCACATGGGTCATGTGAGAAACTACACCATAGGTGACGCCATAGCCCGTTTTCTGAGGATGAGAGGGAAGGCTGTCCTACATCCCATGGGATGGGATGCCTTTGGGCTTCCCGCCGAAAACGCTGCCATAAAGCACGGAGTTCATCCCGCCCAATGGACCAAGTCCAACATATCTTACATGAGAGACCAGCTTCGTAGGTTGGGTTTCTCCTACGACTGGGATAGGGAGATAGCCACCTGCGATCCCGAGTACTACCGATGGAACCAGTGGATATTCCTCAAGTTTTTGGAAAAGGGCCTTGCTTACAGGAAAGAGGCCGAGGTCAACTACTGTCCCAACGATGAGACGGTTTTGGCCAACGAGCAGGTGATAGAGGGAAGATGCTGGAGGTGTGGAACACCCATAGTGAGGAAAAAGGTACCCTCCTGGTACCTCCGTATAACCCAGTACGCGGAGAGACTGCTGGAGGATCTGGAAAAGCTGGAAGGCAAGTGGCCCGAGAGGGTCATAGCCCAGCAAAAGAACTGGATAGGAAAGTCTACCGGTGCCATCGTAAAGTTTCCGGTGGGTGACTCCTATGTAGAGATATTCACCACCAGACCAGATACCATCTTTGGAGCTACCTTCTTAGTTCTGGCACCGGAGCATCCTATGACACTGACTCTAGCACAGATGGGAGGAAGAGAGAAAGAGGTGCAGAAATTCCTCAGGAAGATGGAAAGTATGTCCACCAGAGAGAGAAGCACTTCGGAGGAAAAGGAGGGTGTCTTTCTGGGAGTTTGGGCCAAAAACCCGGCTACAGGTGAAGAAATACCTGTGTGGACAGCCAACTACGTCCTTTATGAGTACGGCACAGGTGCCATAATGGCTGTTCCCGCTCACGATCAGAGAGATTATGAGTTTGCCATCAAGTACAACCTACCTGTAAAGGTGGTGGTGGTTCCTGAGGACGGTGTAAAGGTGGAAGGCAGAGCCTACGAAGAGGCAGGTATTTTGGTGAACTCGGGTCCCTTTGACGGTATGCCTTCCCAAGAGGCCAAAAAGGCCATTGTGGAGTGGTTAGCCCAGAAGGGGTTGGCCCGTTGGCACACCACTTACCGCCTGAGAGATTGGAACATATCCCGCCAGCGCTACTGGGGTACGCCTATACCTGTTGTACACTGCCCGGTGTGTGGTATAGTTCCTGTGCCAGAGGACCAACTGCCGGTCCTTCTTCCCACCCACGTGAAGGTGACTGGTCACGGAAACCCCCTCCAGCAAGTGGATGAGTTTGTAAACACTGTCTGTCCCAAATGTAAGGGACCTGCCAAAAGAGAAACAGACACTATGGACACCTTCTTTGATTCCTCTTGGTACTTCCTGCGCTTTTGCGATCCTCACAATGACAAAAAACCCTTTGATGAGGAAAAGGTCAAAAGATGGATGCCCGTGGACCTATACATAGGGGGTATAGAGCATGCTGTCCTCCATCTTCTGTATGCTCGCTTCTTCCAAAAGTTTCTCAAAGATCTGGGTATGGTGGATCACGACGAGCCCTTCCTCCGTTTGGTGACACAGGGTATGGTGCTGAAAAGGTGGGTGAGTGTGGAGCGCCTTCTTAAGTTCCTTGGCCTTTCAGAGGACGATCCTTTAGATAAACTGGTAGAGGCCGTAAGGAGGTTGGCAACCGTTGAAAAGTGA
- the panB gene encoding 3-methyl-2-oxobutanoate hydroxymethyltransferase, whose translation MKVTLRTLFRKREEGRKITMVSTYDYISARLCQEVGVDCILVGDSLGMVFQGRDSTLHVTLEEMIYHTKAVRRGAPDTFLIVDMPFMSYQVSVEEGIKNCGRVIKETGANAVKLEGGEEIAELVYRLVRIGIPVVGHLGFTPQKINTIGGYRVVGREEEAQRIRQDFKTLEDAGAFMVVLEAVPWQLAKELTHTSRSITVGIGAGPYCHGQVLVFYDIVGLVEDVKPKFVRRYIDGAGLFREALRRFVQDVETGAYPSEEESYG comes from the coding sequence ATGAAGGTAACACTACGGACTTTGTTTCGCAAGAGAGAAGAAGGACGCAAGATCACCATGGTATCTACCTATGACTACATATCGGCGCGCCTGTGTCAAGAAGTGGGCGTTGACTGTATTTTGGTGGGAGACTCTCTTGGTATGGTGTTTCAGGGAAGGGACTCAACCCTTCACGTCACACTGGAGGAGATGATTTACCACACCAAGGCGGTGCGTAGGGGGGCACCTGACACTTTCCTGATAGTGGACATGCCCTTTATGAGTTATCAGGTAAGTGTGGAAGAAGGCATAAAGAACTGCGGCAGAGTCATAAAAGAGACGGGAGCCAACGCGGTGAAACTGGAGGGAGGTGAGGAGATTGCGGAACTTGTCTACAGGCTGGTACGTATAGGTATACCTGTGGTGGGACACTTGGGCTTTACACCTCAGAAGATCAACACCATAGGAGGGTACAGGGTTGTGGGAAGGGAGGAGGAAGCTCAGAGGATAAGGCAGGACTTTAAAACACTGGAGGATGCCGGAGCCTTTATGGTGGTTTTGGAAGCGGTACCTTGGCAGTTGGCAAAGGAACTTACCCATACGTCCAGGAGTATAACGGTGGGGATAGGAGCTGGTCCGTACTGCCACGGGCAGGTTCTGGTGTTCTACGACATAGTGGGGTTGGTGGAGGATGTAAAACCCAAGTTCGTGCGTAGGTACATTGATGGAGCTGGCCTTTTCCGGGAGGCCCTCAGGAGGTTTGTACAGGATGTAGAAACGGGAGCCTATCCCTCGGAGGAGGAGAGCTATGGATGA
- a CDS encoding GspE/PulE family protein, producing the protein MDDRKVLDLFVKLGYITQDQANTALRERQRDEDIVLTLMRLGFLDDDKLMDFYQKNIPRVVWKGRVEDVRIPDEILRTLPRELLQKRLIAPVKYQDGRLEVITVNPLNHVVINELRFFSKLNNVIAYAAPRKVVEEVLGKLYSDIEKLLRELGEEVELELETPEQEISQEEVLREASDAPIVRLAEYIIAEAVRVGASDIHIEPQEKKVIVRYRVDGVLRVFQELPGNVKDPLIARYKIMSNLDISEKRRPQDGRIRVKMQGKPVDLRVSTVPVTHGEKVVMRIQEAEKYLNVRLEDLGFEPEDLEKFRRAIYTPWGMVLVTGPTGSGKTTTLYAALMERNTPDVNIMTVEDPVEVSIPGLNQVQVNERIGLTFASVLRAFLRQDPDIILVGEIRDQETAEIGIRAALTGHLVFSTLHTNDAPSAVTRLVDMGIEPFLVGSSVILVVAQRLLRKLCPHCKIEDDTPREALVRMGVLKDGESITIYKARPGGCEKCNYTGYKGRTAVHEILEVDEELRKLIVKGGTAEEIRDMARRKGMRTLYEAGLLKVRKGITDLAEVHRVLAK; encoded by the coding sequence ATGGATGACAGGAAAGTACTGGACCTTTTCGTAAAGCTGGGGTACATCACACAGGATCAGGCTAACACAGCTCTCAGAGAGCGTCAGAGGGATGAGGACATTGTATTGACCCTCATGAGGCTCGGTTTTTTGGACGATGACAAGCTTATGGACTTTTACCAAAAGAACATCCCAAGGGTAGTGTGGAAGGGTCGAGTGGAGGACGTCCGTATACCCGACGAGATTCTCAGAACTCTACCCAGGGAACTTCTCCAGAAGAGGCTCATAGCACCTGTCAAGTACCAAGATGGAAGACTTGAGGTGATAACTGTCAACCCTCTAAATCATGTTGTCATAAACGAGCTTCGTTTCTTCAGCAAGCTAAACAATGTAATCGCCTACGCGGCACCTCGCAAAGTGGTGGAAGAAGTCCTGGGAAAACTTTACTCCGACATAGAGAAGCTGCTCAGGGAACTGGGTGAAGAAGTGGAGTTGGAACTGGAAACTCCTGAGCAGGAGATCTCTCAGGAGGAGGTCCTGCGGGAAGCCAGTGATGCACCTATCGTGAGGTTAGCTGAGTACATCATAGCGGAGGCGGTGAGAGTAGGTGCCTCCGACATACACATAGAGCCCCAGGAGAAGAAGGTTATAGTGCGGTACAGAGTGGACGGTGTGCTACGCGTCTTTCAGGAGCTTCCCGGTAACGTAAAGGATCCTCTCATAGCCAGATACAAGATCATGTCCAACCTGGACATCTCAGAGAAAAGAAGACCCCAGGACGGGAGGATAAGGGTGAAGATGCAGGGGAAACCGGTGGACCTTCGTGTCTCCACCGTTCCGGTAACCCACGGAGAGAAGGTGGTGATGAGGATACAGGAAGCAGAAAAGTATCTTAACGTAAGACTTGAGGATCTTGGCTTTGAGCCGGAAGACCTTGAAAAGTTCAGGAGAGCCATATACACGCCGTGGGGTATGGTGTTGGTAACCGGTCCCACGGGAAGTGGTAAGACCACCACCCTTTACGCTGCTCTCATGGAACGTAACACCCCAGATGTCAACATCATGACGGTAGAAGATCCTGTGGAAGTATCTATCCCTGGTCTCAATCAGGTACAGGTCAACGAACGCATAGGCCTCACCTTTGCCTCTGTCCTCAGAGCCTTTCTGCGTCAGGACCCTGACATAATACTGGTTGGTGAGATCCGTGACCAGGAGACGGCGGAGATAGGTATACGGGCAGCTCTCACAGGCCACTTAGTTTTCTCCACACTTCACACCAACGATGCACCAAGCGCCGTGACGAGATTAGTGGATATGGGAATAGAACCCTTCTTGGTGGGTTCCTCCGTCATCCTGGTGGTGGCCCAAAGACTTTTGAGAAAGCTCTGTCCTCACTGTAAGATAGAGGATGACACTCCCCGTGAGGCTCTTGTACGGATGGGTGTTCTTAAAGATGGGGAAAGCATCACTATTTACAAGGCGAGGCCCGGAGGGTGCGAAAAGTGTAACTACACAGGTTATAAGGGAAGGACAGCGGTCCACGAGATACTGGAAGTGGACGAAGAGCTCAGAAAACTCATCGTCAAAGGTGGTACCGCCGAAGAGATAAGGGATATGGCCCGAAGAAAGGGTATGCGAACCCTTTACGAAGCAGGTCTTCTTAAGGTGAGGAAAGGGATAACGGACCTGGCCGAGGTGCACCGCGTCCTTGCCAAGTGA
- a CDS encoding sulfurtransferase TusA family protein, whose protein sequence is MRSVKVDKELDIRGEVCPFTFVKSKLALEDMEVGQVLRVLVDYKPSAESVPKSLREEGQEVLEVNQIEENLWEILVRKTR, encoded by the coding sequence ATGAGGAGTGTGAAGGTGGATAAGGAACTGGATATAAGGGGTGAGGTCTGTCCCTTCACTTTTGTAAAAAGCAAGCTGGCCTTAGAGGATATGGAGGTGGGGCAGGTTCTGAGGGTGCTGGTAGATTACAAGCCCTCTGCGGAGAGTGTTCCCAAAAGTCTGAGGGAAGAAGGTCAGGAAGTTTTAGAAGTTAACCAGATAGAGGAAAACCTTTGGGAGATACTGGTGAGAAAAACAAGATGA
- a CDS encoding DsrE family protein, translating to MKFLLIVTSNPFAKDYSTILNLTRELVKRGEVILFFSGNGVYYTVRPEARQFHELGARLLYCSHSAHQRGIENPLPFFESSSTYNLSRMMQEGMKVISFN from the coding sequence ATGAAGTTTCTTCTCATTGTTACCAGTAACCCCTTTGCCAAAGATTACAGTACCATACTGAACCTTACCAGAGAGTTGGTGAAACGGGGAGAGGTGATCCTCTTCTTTTCGGGAAACGGTGTTTACTACACTGTGAGACCCGAGGCCAGACAGTTTCACGAGCTGGGAGCGAGACTTTTATACTGTTCCCACTCCGCCCACCAGAGGGGTATAGAGAACCCTCTTCCCTTCTTTGAGAGCAGTTCTACCTATAACCTCTCAAGGATGATGCAAGAGGGTATGAAGGTGATATCCTTTAACTGA